The following nucleotide sequence is from Perca flavescens isolate YP-PL-M2 chromosome 20, PFLA_1.0, whole genome shotgun sequence.
AGACCTCTTTAGGAGGCAGAGGGGAGACCTCTTTAACTGGTGCAGGAGGTACCTCCGTAATCAGTGTGACGGAGACGTAATTATCATTTGGAGGGGGGCTCTCTTGAACCAGAGGAAGAGAGGACTCTTTGGGCCTCACAGGAGAGACCTCTTTAGCTGGCGGAGGAGAAACCTCTTTAGCTGGTGGTGGAAAAGAGACCTTTTTAGTCATAGGAGGGGAGACTGCTTTAACTGGTGGAGGGGGAGCCATATATGATGGGGGAGGTGGGATACTCAGCGGTGGAGGTACGATCCCCTGGGATGTACTGGGCTTCTCTGGATCAGCCTCTGTGGCCACCCTAACACATTCCGTTTTCACCACTGATGTAACAGACGTGGTTGTACAAGAGGAGACACCGCCAGGAATGGATCTCTCTGGTGGCACCTGAACAGGTAGAACTATCCCCACCTCACCAAACATTGGGGGAGGTGGGAGAGGGAAATCAAGCTGATCCGGCCCCGGATCCGCTTGTGCCATTAGTGGAGGTGGTGGGGGCCAAGACGACTCGGGGGACACAACAACTGATGTGACAGAAGCAATCTTTGTGGCGTGTTTGGTGGGAGGTTGGGGAGGATGGTGCAccggaggaggagagggagatggaggaaTGCGCACTAATGAAATGGCAGCTAACATATCCGTGTCCATGTTAGTCTTTACCTCTGTAGTTTGTGTGGATGTCTTTatggcttcttcttcttctctcactGCTGCCAGCCTTCCTTCGCGTTTCTCTACAGCCTTCACTAACATCCCATTTATTAAGTCACTTACTCTTACTTTCTCAACTTTTTCTGTCACTTTGCTATTTCCTTTCAAATCAACATTTGGCTCAGCCAGTCTGTCATTGTTCTCTTTGTGAATCTCAGCACTCAAAATCTCACTTTCTTGAACTTTCTTTGTCTCCAGCACATGTAGGGATCCATTAACGGACTCCACTGTTACAGTCGGATTCTTGTGTTTCCTTTCTACCAACAAGCTTTTCACAGAGCCCTCTGTAGATGCAGAAGGAGACTGCCTCGGTTGTCTCCTGTCCTTTGGATTTTTCTTTATGATGGCGTAAAGGTTATCAGGTGCCGGGGGTCCTAGCAGCAGCTCAACGGAACGCTTGCTATGAGCCCATACCTCtggaggagggggtggaggtGCATGGACTTTAGGTGGCGGAGGGATGTTGAAGAGTTCTCTTAAGGCCCTTACAGAAGGGCTGACACTGACAGCATCGACTGTGGTGTCAGGTTTGAGACCATCTGGCTGCGCAAGAGGGGATGAAGTTGAAGCAGCAGGAGTGGACCCAGGAAATAACCTTTGAAGCTTTGCTAAGATGATCTTATGCCTTGGAGAGGTGTACTGGGGCTGTTTAGAAAGCTGTGGGGATCTGCCATCTTGGCTGGAGTAGCCACTGGACGGGGATATTATTTTGCTTGGCTCATTCTCCTGAAGTGGTTTCTGCATCTCTTGTAAAGCATCTTTGGAAACCGTTTCCTCAACCTTTGCAGCATCAGCCTCTGCCTTTAGTGCCTGCAGCTGCAATCTGATGGGACTGAATGACACAGAACCTGAGGAGTCTTCCAGAGAACTGGTGTCAGCATTGTATCCAGGGTTGTCTATGGTTATGGAGGGCACAGgaaacaatttgttttttttcattttcctcaCTAGAGGCATAGGCGTTATGGAGAGGAGATTCCCTTGAGTTGATCCTAACCTCTGCCAAATCACGTGACCGTCGCTTCATCTTATTGTGAAGGGAATAGGAGCGgcttggaggaggaggagccctCTTGGGCTTCATGACAGAGAGGCTACGCGCAAACGACCCCTCTTTCTTAACCTCGTCTTGCTTAATAATGAGCTGGCCATTGGAGGTGCATTTTGAAGCCTTGCTGATTGAGGAGTAAACACTGATTTTGTCCTCTTTAGCAGAGGCATCTCCGTCCTGTGACCTCATCTGTCTGGGGGTGCTGTTGATTGAGATGGTAGAGGAGTCAGATACTAAGGTGTCTGACGACTCAGAGTTGCTCCAACAAGAGCTGTCAGACATATTGGAAGGGTTGTAGCGGGAGGCAGAGGTGATGTTGGAGGCTCTGGAGGAAGTGGTTCTGGAGGAAGAGGCTCTAGAGGAAGCACGGGAGGGGGCTGGGCTGGACAGCAGCAGGCTGCTCTTGCTGACGGTGCGGACGCTGTTGCGACTTCGTCCACGGCTGATTTCCACCACATCGATTGAGGGTGGCAACACAGCATTGGGAATGATTTTGGACATGTAGGGGGCCTGGGGTGACATGGACATGACAGGGCCTGGTGGCTCCTGCTGAAGGCTGTTGGCAGTGGTCATCCAGGGAACGGCCAGGGACCGAGGCCTCTGCCCACCTGACGAGGCAGGGCCCAGGCGGGGCAGCAGGGCCAGGTCATCCCTATGACCAGCATGGGTGGCACCGAGCTGCTGGAGTCTGCCTTCGTTGAGGGGATGGATGACGTTCATGTGCTGAAGGCTGGCACTGGCTCCCTTTTGTGACTGTGCTGCCTGCTGTGGCCCATCAGTGGTTGTGCTGTCGTCAGTTTCACCATTATAAAGCTGGTCCTCATCTAACCTCTGAGTCAGGGACCAACCAACTCTGTCCAGACCTGAGAGAAGACACACAGGAAATGGAAATGCAAAGAAATCAtccatatatttattttctgtgtagAAGACAGTAACAAACATATTTAATACTATAATATTTCTGAATGTAGAGCATGCGATTGAAATTCATAGACGGATGGATTTTGTAAGTAATACGTTTAAATGATGAGCTGCATACCCAGTTCTCTCTGAACATGCTGTGGGATACCCACAACAGTCTTCCTGTGTCTTCTCCTTGTCTTGGTCTTTTTCCCAGAGTTCAAGGGTCTGAATGTTGATTCTGTGCAGACAGAGGcatgaaagagaaaagagataacaaataTTATCCATTGATCCTTAAAAACATTCTATTTAAAGTGAATACAATCTGTCCCAATAAATGTTTAATCTGTCATTTTTTACATGTGTGTATCGCTATATGTGATGTAATGACCAAGATAGGATGTAAATAGTATTTTATGCTTGTGGTGAAGTTACCTTGCCTGGTGAGTCCAGAGCGGGAAGATCTTGTGGACACGGATGATTGTACAGAGACGACAGAAGTTGTGTCAGCAATGGTACTGTCTGTCATAAACCCTCCACCTTCCCCGTCTGTCTGGACTGTCATTGTGGACTggcaaaaaaaaggagagaCAATCTTTTTGAGAGAGAAAAATCACTTGTACAAGAACGGTGTATTTGGTGTAACtgcaagaaaaaaacagcaagtCAGGGTGTGAGTTGTCACTTACAACTGTGCTTTCATTGTCCTGGAATTCCATTCCATGATTGTTTTCTGCAAGAAAGAGTGACATTTAATTCTGCAGATTAATAATGGCATTTAAAATTATCAGCCGTGTTTAtatcagagctgtatagtaacgaagtagaactacttcactactgtacttaagtactaaaaagcTGTATCTGTACTATACTggagaattatttttttctcctacttccacttttacttgagtacatattttcgatgagtttaatacttttactccgatacattttttatgtgctgcatagttactcgttactgttgtgaattcctcacgctacggagactgcgTAGGTTACgtgtgtagttacggctacgttagttacaTACGATAATTAGGTAAGAAATCCCCGAGATCgcgttgtgtttcttttcattacggttgcccgttcagaagtcagagacgatgtaagtttgtactctttctatttagatgttgttgcagcagatgaagctattcctgagttgtttcaatTTGCAGggagtactgaatgttaaccgttttaccctgtgatgtgaagctgctagtttatctgtatgttgctagcttgccaattttccactacatcacacattttatttcagtatttgttaataagtaattaataacccactgttatTTCAGATACTagtagttataacagctgtgacattaatgtacctttttgggtttatttcagaaacttccttcatatccaGAAATATACAGCTTGTGACTGTCTGTAATGCACCGTCTTAATACCAAGTAAAAAGTTGAATtccaacaatatgatattcaaaatttgactgctttcattaataactacataacacaatacttgtacttttaattttagtaatacattttaaaataacctacttgcaatacttagtacaaaaatcttttaatactttagtacttccacttaagtggggggcttaaagagcacttcaacttctactcaagtcacttttttgatagagcacttgtacttttactcaagtatgggtctctagtactttatacacctctggtTTATATCCTCTGGTTCACACCCTCTTGGGCAATATGCAGACAGTTGTCAATGTTGCCACACCTCTAATTTAGTGCACAATACTGTATCACTGGAGTGCTTTGTACCTTCTTGCTGCATCATTTTCAATCCCTCCAGGGCCTCAGTGTGAAGGTTCTCCAGGTACTGATGCCTGCTGCCCTCGATGAACACGTTCTCCTGGATCAACGGGGGTGCCGGGGTCTTGTCATCGTCATCCCGCTTTGGGACAGCTTGAagtagagagaggggagaggggatCAGTCTGGATCAACTCAAAGCTCTGTGTTACTTTAACAGTAAACGAGGGGGCCATGTGGATGGGATGAGAGCATTCAGGTGTCTGCCAGGGACATTTAAGGACAGGAACAGTAAATATGTTTGAGAGTTAATTACATGAGAGTGTGCGAATTAAAAAGGCTGAACTCATTCCTTCCACTCATGCAGGATTAAACTCCAGGGACTCTGACAGTGACTTTTATGAGGGATTATCACATCAAAAATCTACTGCCAGAAAAAACCGCATGCTCGGTATTACGCATTTTCTTCTAGCCTAAGTATTGTTTAATTAGACCGTGAGAAGGACACTAATTAAATTGCAGTCACATCTTGTTGAATGCATAGTACATCAGTTCAATCTTACCATGTCATGAACCATGGGCACCATAAAAACAATTACAAGTTGTACTCCAAAAGCCTGAATAATTTCTTCTAATGAGTTGCTGTCATACAAAATCAAGTTTAGTTTCTGCTTTTAATGTTATGGTTTTACTTTGAAAGTGCAAAACTGTGTGTGGATTATTGTCACTTTTGCATTTTAAGAAGAAGAAacttgataaaaaataaataaaaaaaagataaaagacaAACACTAATATTATACTAGCTTTACATTTGCTGACCAACTGGCATACGATTGAACTCTGTGAGCCATGTGGTGCCCTCACGCTTCCAGGACAGTCTGGGATCATTGTGCTAACAACCTGCTAAGGCACTTTTATGTAATGGTGACAGCTGCTCCGCATTTAGCCTCCTACTGTATTCTACTGTACACGTTGCTGTAAGACCATGCTGGATTTAGCCTCGGCAGCCATGTGTTCGGTGATCGctaccattttcttttttttttttttttttgtaacagcA
It contains:
- the LOC114546895 gene encoding uncharacterized protein KIAA1522 homolog, with protein sequence MSNRDSMGFGELIPQDVVDIFAQDKHSKRGRKKRSNSLGRALGWLKGKKRKDLDAKGQSLGLGPALDLALDGHPAGHQGGHKGGQKSGRQAHPQAVPKRDDDDKTPAPPLIQENVFIEGSRHQYLENLHTEALEGLKMMQQEENNHGMEFQDNESTVSTMTVQTDGEGGGFMTDSTIADTTSVVSVQSSVSTRSSRSGLTRQESTFRPLNSGKKTKTRRRHRKTVVGIPQHVQRELGLDRVGWSLTQRLDEDQLYNGETDDSTTTDGPQQAAQSQKGASASLQHMNVIHPLNEGRLQQLGATHAGHRDDLALLPRLGPASSGGQRPRSLAVPWMTTANSLQQEPPGPVMSMSPQAPYMSKIIPNAVLPPSIDVVEISRGRSRNSVRTVSKSSLLLSSPAPSRASSRASSSRTTSSRASNITSASRYNPSNMSDSSCWSNSESSDTLVSDSSTISINSTPRQMRSQDGDASAKEDKISVYSSISKASKCTSNGQLIIKQDEVKKEGSFARSLSVMKPKRAPPPPSRSYSLHNKMKRRSRDLAEVRINSRESPLHNAYASSEENEKKQIVSCALHNHRQPWIQC